A single region of the Ictalurus punctatus breed USDA103 chromosome 17, Coco_2.0, whole genome shotgun sequence genome encodes:
- the LOC108277891 gene encoding transcobalamin-1 — protein sequence MAFKVAALLSTFMLIYFLAPLVFTSDVQNPSHISLVVYNSLTNKKNLTFNTDIAYRGILLGAMRKIQAATNKFRFTIREDPNYGPFLVSVNGVAGNNAEHTYWELLVQLQNGTIIRPDVGVGCYIPNPNDTVILKFTKW from the exons ATGGCCTTCAAAGTCGCAGCGCTTCTGTCTACGTTTATGCTGATATACTTTTTGGCTCCACTCGTCTTCACTTCAG ATGTCCAGAATCCCAGTCATATTTCACTAGTTGTATACAACTCACTCACTAACAAGAAGAACCTGACTTTCAACACTGACATTGCATACAGAGGGATCTTACTTGGTGCGATGAGGAAAATACAAGCAGCCACCAATAAGTTCAG ATTCACCATTCGTGAAGATCCAAACTATGGTCCATTCCTTGTAAGTGTGAACGGAGTGGCAGGGAACAATGCTGAACATACGTACTGGGAGCTTCTGGTTCAACTGCAGAATGGCACCATAATACGTCCTGATGTGG GTGTTGGCTGTTATATACCAAACCCGAACGATACAGTTATCCTCAAATTCACCAAATGGTAA